A region from the Flavobacteriales bacterium genome encodes:
- a CDS encoding MBOAT family protein has translation MLFNSLDFLCLLVPTFVLYYLPLLHRWQLHLIVMGSFIFYAYSAPWLLALLVFSIGINIWASHAVVFGDPGRRKLYSTLGVVLNLLVLAVFKYSPLVGRSFFDTGHGVGQFLVSIPLPVGISFFTFQGISLVIDAYRSKDVAAYRSIVAQGMYRHALRTTTFIAFFAQLVAGPVVKAHDFMPQIATKYFTRIDWERAVGALVVGYFLKMVIADNLSEQTFWLTYPYFKGLSSITLLALLFGYSMQIFADFAGYSLIAIGLGHLFGYTLMTNFNFPYLSRSFSEFWKRWHISLSSFLKEYLYIPLGGNRKGPVRTYINLMSTMVLGGLWHGAAWSYAIWGAWHGGMLAVERLLQDKFGGPFKVPKLLSTLFIFICVTLAWLLFKLPEFDHVIAYMQSLAGNWSGADLQPLVLFFIGLLSIPVVCYHLFHYGNEAKAAARRARWQPYAYGIMIFLLLVNSGSGGAFIYFQF, from the coding sequence ATGCTCTTCAACAGCCTCGACTTCCTCTGCCTTCTGGTGCCCACGTTCGTGCTGTACTACCTGCCGCTGCTGCACCGCTGGCAGCTGCACCTCATCGTCATGGGCAGCTTCATCTTCTACGCGTACAGCGCACCTTGGCTCCTTGCCCTTCTGGTGTTTTCCATTGGCATCAACATATGGGCAAGCCATGCAGTGGTGTTCGGCGATCCCGGGCGACGGAAACTGTACAGTACGCTGGGAGTGGTGTTGAACCTGCTGGTGCTGGCCGTCTTCAAATACAGTCCACTGGTCGGCCGATCGTTCTTCGATACGGGCCATGGGGTGGGCCAGTTCCTGGTGTCGATACCCCTTCCCGTTGGGATCAGCTTCTTCACGTTCCAAGGGATCAGCCTCGTGATCGACGCGTACAGGAGCAAGGACGTAGCGGCCTACCGGAGCATCGTGGCGCAGGGGATGTACCGGCATGCGCTGCGCACTACCACCTTCATCGCCTTCTTCGCGCAGCTCGTTGCAGGCCCTGTGGTGAAGGCGCACGACTTCATGCCGCAGATCGCCACCAAGTACTTCACGCGCATCGACTGGGAAAGAGCCGTGGGCGCGTTGGTTGTGGGTTATTTCCTGAAGATGGTCATCGCCGATAACCTCAGCGAGCAGACCTTCTGGCTCACGTATCCCTACTTCAAGGGACTCTCGTCCATCACGTTGCTGGCCCTGCTGTTCGGGTACAGCATGCAGATCTTCGCCGACTTCGCGGGCTACTCGCTCATCGCCATCGGTCTGGGCCATCTGTTCGGCTACACGCTGATGACGAACTTCAACTTTCCCTACCTCTCGCGCAGCTTCAGCGAGTTCTGGAAGCGCTGGCACATCAGTCTCAGCAGCTTCCTGAAGGAATACCTGTACATACCGTTGGGCGGCAACCGCAAAGGACCGGTGCGCACCTACATCAACCTGATGTCCACCATGGTGCTCGGCGGCCTGTGGCACGGCGCCGCATGGAGCTACGCCATCTGGGGTGCTTGGCACGGCGGCATGCTGGCGGTGGAACGCCTGCTGCAGGACAAGTTCGGCGGACCGTTCAAGGTGCCGAAGCTGCTGAGCACGCTGTTCATCTTCATCTGCGTAACGCTGGCGTGGCTGCTGTTCAAGCTGCCGGAGTTCGATCACGTGATCGCGTACATGCAGTCGTTGGCCGGCAATTGGAGCGGGGCCGACCTGCAGCCGCTCGTCCTGTTCTTCATCGGCCTGCTGAGCATACCGGTGGTGTGCTACCACCTGTTCCACTACGGGAACGAAGCCAAGGCTGCGGCGCGGCGCGCGCGTTGGCAACCGTATGCGTACGGCATCATGATCTTCCTCCTGCTCGTGAACAGCGGCAGTGGCGGGGCCTTCATCTACTTCCAGTTCTAG
- a CDS encoding T9SS type A sorting domain-containing protein, translated as MRFIKYILLLLLPIGAHAQLLTNNGAVLSVATGSVIVVNGDVLNQGASGMLDNNGILILSGDFTHNAPNNCFGNSAGEVGLNGGAQTIGGSSVAVFNYLELAGTGTKTLLQDVEVGGAYAAPAGGLFVNAQNLDLGTHQLTVRNADPTAITRSTGFIVSETDPNAGYSWVRWNIGANTGNYTIPFGSAATNAFLPFTANITGAGTGATGHLRMATYPTITLALPNNRPLPAGMPALIDVTGAENAPNVLDRWWIMEAGDYATAPVASVGFTYRDSEWSTGTNMIVEAGLQLERQQGTWSMLPTVLNTGANTLTASGVPLSTSIWTAAEIGSPLPVELLSFTGERVNEREVMLTWSTATEHNNAGFEMWRMIEGEEEFSNVAWVEGAGESQAVINYALPDDNTTSRMSYYKLKQVDHDGHFAWSAVVAVDGSVVGNDLVVYPNPARDRAALSGLPGNVVRISMMDAAGRFVRAWSNTTELDNLDGFERGVYTVVVEGPEDVKTLRLVLE; from the coding sequence ATGCGCTTCATCAAGTACATCCTCCTCTTGCTGCTTCCGATCGGCGCGCACGCCCAGCTGCTCACCAACAACGGCGCGGTACTCTCCGTCGCCACCGGTTCAGTGATCGTGGTGAACGGCGATGTGCTTAACCAAGGAGCCTCCGGCATGTTGGATAACAACGGCATCCTCATCCTCAGCGGCGACTTCACGCACAATGCACCGAACAACTGCTTCGGTAACAGCGCAGGCGAAGTGGGCTTGAACGGCGGGGCACAGACCATCGGCGGCAGCAGCGTGGCGGTGTTCAACTACCTGGAACTCGCGGGCACGGGTACCAAAACCTTGTTACAGGATGTGGAAGTGGGCGGAGCCTATGCCGCACCGGCCGGTGGCCTCTTCGTGAACGCACAGAACCTGGATCTCGGTACGCACCAGCTCACCGTGCGCAACGCCGACCCCACCGCCATCACGCGCAGCACGGGCTTCATCGTGAGCGAGACGGATCCCAATGCGGGGTACTCGTGGGTGCGTTGGAACATCGGGGCAAACACGGGCAACTACACCATTCCCTTCGGCAGTGCGGCGACGAACGCGTTCTTGCCCTTCACCGCCAACATCACGGGGGCCGGTACGGGAGCAACGGGCCACCTGCGCATGGCCACCTATCCGACCATCACCCTGGCATTGCCCAACAACCGCCCACTTCCGGCGGGCATGCCGGCGCTGATCGATGTGACCGGGGCGGAGAACGCGCCCAACGTGCTGGACCGTTGGTGGATCATGGAAGCAGGTGACTACGCCACTGCTCCCGTGGCCTCGGTGGGCTTCACCTATCGCGACAGCGAGTGGAGCACGGGCACGAACATGATCGTGGAGGCGGGCCTGCAACTGGAGCGGCAGCAAGGCACGTGGTCGATGCTGCCCACGGTGCTGAACACGGGCGCGAACACATTGACCGCTTCCGGTGTGCCACTGAGCACCTCCATCTGGACGGCGGCGGAGATCGGTTCGCCGCTGCCCGTTGAGCTGCTTTCGTTCACGGGCGAACGGGTGAACGAGCGGGAGGTGATGCTCACGTGGTCAACGGCCACCGAGCACAACAACGCGGGCTTCGAGATGTGGCGGATGATCGAGGGGGAGGAGGAGTTCAGCAACGTTGCGTGGGTGGAAGGTGCCGGTGAAAGTCAGGCAGTGATCAACTATGCCCTGCCCGATGACAACACCACCAGCCGCATGAGCTATTACAAGCTCAAGCAAGTGGATCACGATGGACATTTCGCATGGAGCGCGGTTGTCGCCGTGGATGGATCGGTTGTTGGCAATGACCTGGTGGTCTATCCGAACCCGGCGCGTGATCGTGCGGCGCTGTCCGGTTTGCCTGGCAACGTTGTTCGCATCAGCATGATGGATGCCGCTGGCCGCTTCGTTCGTGCATGGAGCAACACGACTGAACTGGACAACTTGGACGGGTTCGAGCGCGGGGTGTACACCGTCGTTGTGGAGGGTCCCGAAGACGTGAAGACCTTGCGCTTGGTGTTGGAATGA
- a CDS encoding fructosamine kinase family protein — protein MPLSGSLIERLCEDLAHHTGHAVDIEREVPLGGGSINDCYRLDTDAGRFFVKVNAADQHPSMFEAEADGLRRLGSTGAVRVPTVIAVGEDHDDSYLLLEHIDGGPKSTAFWEAFGRSLAQLHKNTAPSFGLERNNYIGTLKQVNTPCATWPEFFIAHRLEPQVMMARDRKRLGDSDVLRFERLCTKLPDLCPEEPPALIHGDLWSGNFLCDASERPVLIDPAVYYGHREMDIAMTRLFGGSDDAFYAAYNTERPLEKGWQERLDVWNLYPLLVHVNLFGGSYLGQVETILHRFT, from the coding sequence ATGCCACTCTCCGGTTCCCTTATCGAACGGCTGTGCGAAGACCTGGCGCACCATACCGGCCATGCCGTGGACATTGAACGCGAAGTGCCCCTGGGTGGTGGGAGCATCAATGACTGCTACCGGTTGGACACCGATGCCGGACGCTTTTTCGTGAAGGTGAACGCGGCCGATCAGCACCCCAGCATGTTCGAGGCGGAGGCGGACGGGCTGCGCAGGTTGGGTTCCACCGGGGCGGTCCGTGTACCCACGGTGATCGCCGTTGGAGAAGACCACGATGACAGTTACCTGCTGTTGGAACACATCGATGGCGGGCCCAAGTCCACTGCGTTCTGGGAAGCATTCGGGCGTTCGTTGGCGCAGCTGCACAAGAACACCGCGCCTTCGTTCGGACTGGAGCGGAACAACTACATCGGCACACTGAAGCAGGTGAACACGCCCTGCGCAACATGGCCGGAGTTCTTCATTGCCCACCGCTTGGAACCACAGGTGATGATGGCGCGCGACCGCAAGCGCTTGGGCGATAGCGATGTTCTGCGGTTCGAGCGCTTGTGCACGAAACTGCCCGATCTCTGTCCCGAAGAACCGCCCGCTCTGATCCATGGCGACCTGTGGAGCGGCAACTTCCTGTGCGATGCATCAGAACGGCCCGTGCTCATCGACCCGGCGGTGTACTACGGCCATCGGGAAATGGACATCGCCATGACAAGGTTGTTCGGTGGATCCGACGATGCCTTCTACGCTGCCTACAACACTGAACGGCCCTTGGAGAAAGGTTGGCAGGAGCGCCTTGATGTTTGGAACCTCTATCCCTTGCTGGTGCACGTGAACCTCTTTGGCGGATCGTACTTGGGCCAAGTGGAAACCATCCTTCACCGATTTACCTGA